From a region of the Rhipicephalus microplus isolate Deutch F79 chromosome X, USDA_Rmic, whole genome shotgun sequence genome:
- the LOC142761728 gene encoding uncharacterized protein LOC142761728 isoform X2, whose protein sequence is MGGDVRRGEGFQYAVHIYRESASATKEKNVDMALSRWKPSSGAAIVLVVLLLFFDHPRANRLAFSASVAPKRTALDIICDLPQDVNDQLRNTTRKCEEMFPPSVASLSDHRNIECLKQVAGPQADEHKTREVFCAQRELFQPYIDCVMKSQRDMLKAYAKLSATELRAVRDGLVCMLTTWNELLRT, encoded by the exons ATGGGCGGTGATGTGAGACGCGGAGAAGGCTTTCAGTACGCGGTGcatatatatagagagagtgCATCTGCGACGAAGGAAAAGAACGTTGACATGGCACTTTCTCGGTGGAAGCCGTCGTCCGGGGCAGCGATCGTGCTCGTCGTCCTGCTCTTGTTCTTCGACCACCCACGGGCCAACCGACTCGCGTTCTCTGCGAGTGTGGCACCGAAGCGCACTGCATTGGATATCATCTGCG ATCTCCCGCAAGATGTGAATGACCAGCTGAGGAACACAACCAGAAAGTGCGAAGAAATGTTTCCGCCATCG GTGGCGAGTTTGAGCGACCACAGGAACATCGAATGCCTGAAGCAAGTGGCTGGGCCCCAAGCCGATGAACACAAGACCCGAGAAGTGTTCTGCGCACAACGAGAACTATTCCAACCA TACATCGACTGCGTTATGAAAAGTCAGAGGGACATGCTG AAGGCGTATGCTAAACTATCGGCGACGGAACTGCGGGCTGTTCGGGACGGTCTT GTATGCATGCTGACAACATGGAATGAGCTACTTCGTACCTAG
- the LOC142761728 gene encoding uncharacterized protein LOC142761728 isoform X1, with translation MFPPSVASLSDHRNIECLKQVAGPQADEHKTREVFCAQRELFQPYIDCVMKSQRDMLKAYAKLSATELRAVRDGLVCMLTTWNELLRT, from the exons ATGTTTCCGCCATCG GTGGCGAGTTTGAGCGACCACAGGAACATCGAATGCCTGAAGCAAGTGGCTGGGCCCCAAGCCGATGAACACAAGACCCGAGAAGTGTTCTGCGCACAACGAGAACTATTCCAACCA TACATCGACTGCGTTATGAAAAGTCAGAGGGACATGCTG AAGGCGTATGCTAAACTATCGGCGACGGAACTGCGGGCTGTTCGGGACGGTCTT GTATGCATGCTGACAACATGGAATGAGCTACTTCGTACCTAG